In Microbacterium esteraromaticum, the following proteins share a genomic window:
- a CDS encoding molybdenum cofactor biosynthesis protein MoaE, protein MTVRLARITEQPLSLDEHIAAVDSTTAGAVTTFVGRVRDHDPDATDAVVALEYTSHPDAEPALHRIAEAAAEGTDALVAVSHRVGHLGVGEAAVAIAVASSHRDEAFTVCREVIEAIKRDLPIWKRQVEADGTTAWKGIGG, encoded by the coding sequence CACCGAGCAGCCCCTGTCGCTCGACGAGCACATCGCCGCCGTCGACAGCACGACCGCCGGCGCCGTCACGACCTTCGTCGGTCGCGTGCGCGACCACGATCCGGATGCGACGGACGCCGTCGTCGCCCTCGAGTACACCTCGCACCCTGACGCCGAGCCCGCTCTGCATCGCATCGCAGAGGCTGCGGCCGAGGGAACGGATGCCCTGGTCGCGGTCAGCCACCGCGTCGGCCATCTCGGCGTGGGCGAGGCCGCCGTCGCGATCGCCGTGGCGTCATCGCACCGCGATGAGGCGTTCACGGTGTGCCGCGAGGTCATCGAGGCCATCAAGCGCGACCTGCCGATCTGGAAGCGGCAGGTCGAGGCCGACGGCACGACGGCCTGGAAGGGCATCGGCGGCTGA
- a CDS encoding MoaD/ThiS family protein has protein sequence MAATVRFFAAAQEAVGSDTMTTDAQTLGSLKEQLLAGHPALTGILNRCAVLVDGARVDDAFPLAEAKTIDVLPPFAGG, from the coding sequence ATGGCGGCCACCGTGCGGTTCTTCGCCGCAGCTCAGGAGGCGGTCGGCAGCGACACCATGACCACGGATGCCCAGACGCTGGGCTCGCTCAAGGAGCAGCTGCTCGCCGGGCATCCGGCGCTCACCGGCATCCTGAACCGGTGCGCGGTGCTGGTCGACGGCGCCCGCGTGGATGACGCGTTCCCGCTCGCCGAAGCCAAGACGATCGACGTCCTGCCGCCGTTCGCCGGCGGCTGA
- the moaC gene encoding cyclic pyranopterin monophosphate synthase MoaC, translated as MTFTHLDSAGHARMVDVTEKTPTVRAATAKGFVRCAASTVELLRDGSVPKGDVLAVSRIAGIQAAKRTPELLPLAHVIGVHGAVVDLAIEDEGVAIEATVRTADRTGVEMEALTAVSVAALSVIDMIKGVDKSASIENLRITAKEGGRSGSWRRPGEGS; from the coding sequence ATGACCTTCACCCACCTGGATTCCGCCGGCCACGCTCGCATGGTCGACGTCACCGAGAAGACCCCGACCGTCCGCGCGGCGACGGCGAAGGGCTTCGTGCGCTGCGCCGCCTCGACCGTCGAGCTGCTGCGCGACGGTTCGGTGCCCAAGGGCGATGTGCTCGCGGTGTCGCGTATCGCGGGCATCCAGGCGGCCAAGCGCACCCCCGAGCTGCTGCCGCTCGCGCACGTGATCGGGGTGCACGGCGCCGTCGTCGACCTCGCGATCGAAGACGAGGGCGTGGCGATCGAGGCGACCGTGCGCACCGCTGACCGCACCGGCGTCGAGATGGAGGCCCTCACCGCCGTCTCGGTCGCTGCGCTCTCGGTGATCGACATGATCAAGGGCGTCGACAAGTCGGCGTCGATCGAGAACCTGCGCATCACCGCCAAGGAGGGCGGCCGCAGCGGATCATGGCGCCGCCCGGGTGAGGGCTCCTGA
- the glp gene encoding gephyrin-like molybdotransferase Glp — protein sequence MRTVEQQLDIVLTQVQQRPPITVALDDARGLFLASDARAMSSVPAFDNSAMDGFAVRWADVESASPEHPVTLRVVADIPAGSALDPAIGPGEAARIMTGSPTPSDVDAIVPFEDTAGGLDDSLVTAVVRRAPKAAGMHIRRTAADTAEGDIVLAAGAQLGPRQLSALASAGIAHVEVAPRPRVAIVSTGSELVPVGTALQRGQIPESNGILLAGLAADVGAEVVLRRVVDDEGDGPADAVAEARALGADVIVFSGGVSAGAYEVVKQSLGESMEFAKIAMQPGKPQGFGAAGGMLIFGLPGNPVSAAVSFEVFVRPALLRMQGAAGIHRPKRMLPAGTDWTTPPARRQYLPAVIDRTDPARPVVRPATAGGSGSHLSVGLGAAEAYAIVPAETERVSAGDLIEVMEL from the coding sequence ATGAGAACCGTCGAACAGCAGCTCGATATCGTGCTCACCCAGGTGCAGCAGCGACCGCCCATCACCGTCGCGCTCGATGACGCGCGCGGACTGTTCCTGGCATCCGACGCGCGCGCCATGAGCTCCGTGCCGGCCTTCGACAACTCCGCGATGGACGGCTTCGCCGTGCGCTGGGCCGATGTCGAGAGCGCGAGCCCCGAGCATCCCGTGACTCTTCGCGTGGTCGCCGACATCCCGGCCGGCAGCGCCCTCGATCCCGCGATCGGCCCCGGCGAGGCGGCGCGCATCATGACCGGATCGCCGACGCCGAGCGATGTCGACGCGATCGTCCCGTTCGAAGACACGGCAGGCGGGCTCGATGACTCGCTCGTGACCGCCGTCGTGCGGCGTGCTCCGAAAGCAGCCGGCATGCACATCCGCCGTACCGCTGCCGATACGGCCGAAGGCGACATCGTGCTCGCCGCGGGGGCGCAGCTCGGCCCGCGACAGCTGTCGGCTCTGGCATCCGCCGGCATCGCCCACGTCGAGGTCGCGCCCCGCCCGCGGGTCGCGATCGTCTCGACCGGCTCCGAGCTCGTGCCCGTCGGCACCGCTCTGCAGCGCGGGCAGATCCCCGAGTCGAACGGCATCCTTCTCGCCGGCCTCGCGGCAGACGTGGGCGCAGAGGTCGTGCTGCGCCGGGTCGTCGACGACGAGGGCGACGGTCCCGCAGACGCCGTCGCCGAGGCGAGGGCACTCGGTGCCGACGTGATCGTCTTCTCGGGTGGCGTGAGCGCCGGCGCCTACGAGGTGGTCAAGCAGAGCCTCGGCGAGAGCATGGAGTTCGCGAAGATCGCCATGCAGCCCGGTAAGCCGCAGGGCTTCGGCGCCGCCGGCGGCATGCTGATCTTCGGACTGCCGGGCAATCCGGTGAGCGCTGCGGTCTCGTTCGAGGTGTTCGTGCGTCCGGCCCTGCTGCGCATGCAGGGGGCCGCCGGCATCCATCGTCCGAAGCGGATGCTGCCCGCCGGCACCGACTGGACCACGCCGCCCGCCCGACGTCAGTACCTGCCCGCCGTGATCGACCGCACCGATCCCGCCCGTCCCGTCGTGCGCCCGGCGACCGCAGGCGGATCCGGTTCGCACCTCAGCGTGGGGCTCGGCGCAGCCGAGGCCTACGCGATCGTCCCCGCCGAGACGGAGCGCGTCTCCGCCGGCGACCTCATCGAAGTCATGGAGCTGTGA
- a CDS encoding ThiF family adenylyltransferase, translating into MPVPPLVEPVAVLSDAESARTARHQVLAGLGEIGQRRLRAAHVAVVGAGGLGAPVVLALAAAGIGEITVIDDDDVELSNLQRQVMHRRSDVGRPKVDSAVRVAADLSPETVVHAKRARLASENAADLLAGADLVIDGTDTFETRLEVAAVTERLGIPLVWGVIQEFAAQITVFWSAPPQGTDAVVLSDLYPAGSVGELPTCAAVGVFGALCLQAGSILAMEAIKLITGIGDPLLGRVLVIDALRAKTGEVPLRPSRATAPAPQPERAPHVAVADLEAEIAAGAALLDVREDAEVADGMIPGAQHVPLAQVLADPAAIDAGRIVVICQVGARARRAADALRAAGADAVVLAGGMDAWTTGLESLDSPHSGADGGKMSDSNAEGVA; encoded by the coding sequence ATGCCCGTTCCGCCGCTCGTCGAGCCCGTCGCCGTCCTCAGCGACGCCGAGAGCGCCCGCACGGCGCGCCACCAGGTGCTCGCAGGCCTGGGCGAGATCGGTCAGCGACGCCTGCGTGCAGCGCACGTCGCCGTCGTCGGAGCGGGCGGACTCGGCGCCCCCGTCGTGCTCGCGCTCGCCGCAGCGGGTATCGGCGAGATCACCGTCATCGACGACGACGATGTCGAACTGTCGAACCTGCAGCGCCAGGTCATGCACCGCCGCAGCGATGTCGGCCGGCCCAAGGTCGACAGCGCGGTCCGCGTGGCAGCCGATCTCTCACCGGAGACGGTCGTGCACGCGAAGCGGGCGCGACTGGCATCCGAAAACGCCGCCGACCTGCTCGCCGGAGCCGACCTCGTCATCGACGGCACCGACACCTTCGAGACCCGTCTCGAGGTGGCCGCGGTGACCGAGCGCCTCGGCATCCCGCTGGTGTGGGGTGTGATCCAGGAGTTCGCGGCGCAGATCACCGTCTTCTGGTCGGCTCCGCCGCAGGGCACGGATGCCGTGGTGCTGAGCGACCTGTACCCCGCCGGCAGCGTCGGCGAGCTGCCGACGTGCGCGGCCGTCGGGGTCTTCGGGGCGCTGTGCCTGCAGGCCGGGTCGATCCTGGCGATGGAGGCCATCAAGCTCATCACCGGCATCGGCGACCCGCTGCTGGGCCGCGTGCTGGTGATCGACGCGCTGCGTGCGAAGACCGGAGAGGTGCCGCTGCGCCCGTCGCGTGCGACCGCGCCGGCGCCGCAGCCCGAGCGCGCACCGCACGTCGCGGTGGCGGACCTCGAGGCCGAGATCGCCGCCGGCGCCGCACTGCTCGACGTGCGGGAGGACGCCGAGGTCGCGGACGGCATGATCCCCGGCGCACAGCACGTGCCGCTCGCACAGGTGCTCGCCGATCCCGCCGCGATCGATGCCGGCCGCATCGTCGTCATCTGCCAGGTCGGCGCCCGTGCACGCCGCGCCGCCGACGCGCTGCGCGCCGCCGGTGCCGACGCCGTCGTGCTGGCCGGCGGGATGGATGCCTGGACCACGGGTCTCGAATCGCTCGATTCGCCGCATTCCGGCGCCGACGGCGGCAAGATGAGCGATTCGAACGCGGAAGGAGTCGCATGA
- a CDS encoding TOBE domain-containing protein, producing MTSYRIADAARLLGVSDDTVRRWIDQRALPVTGDSPTRIPGDALAVHAQRLAESGDDERGPLSSARNRFTGLVTRVQVDGVMAQVDIQAGPHRVVSLLSAEAVRELALEPGSLATATIKATNVIVETPHGGHP from the coding sequence ATGACCTCGTACCGCATCGCCGATGCCGCCCGCCTGCTCGGCGTCAGCGATGACACCGTGCGCCGGTGGATCGATCAGCGCGCTCTGCCGGTGACCGGCGATTCTCCTACGCGCATCCCCGGCGACGCTCTCGCCGTACATGCGCAGCGCCTCGCCGAGTCGGGTGACGACGAGCGCGGGCCTCTCTCGAGCGCCCGCAACAGGTTCACCGGCCTGGTGACCCGCGTGCAGGTCGACGGGGTGATGGCGCAGGTCGACATCCAGGCCGGGCCGCATCGGGTCGTCTCGCTGCTGTCGGCCGAGGCCGTGCGCGAGCTGGCGCTCGAACCGGGATCGCTCGCGACGGCGACCATCAAGGCGACGAACGTCATCGTCGAGACCCCGCACGGAGGGCACCCGTGA
- the modA gene encoding molybdate ABC transporter substrate-binding protein, with product MRRVAAGLLLCALMLSGCAAGSSRGSSDSGDERGGSETSGAALSGDVTVFAAASLSIAFDEIAEAFEQQHPGVDVKPIVYDGSSTLVTQLQEGARADVLATADEDSMQLLVDDGLASGTRIFATNTLVVITPPDNPGSVTALSDLSDAVTVLCAPEVPCGKASSTLLDGAGVEVTPASLEQNVTAVLQKVAAGEADAGLVYATDAPPADGPCDAPAAEVCSFRPENWRDAVNRYPVTALDGASEAGVAFAEFVRGPEAQQILGDLGFGHP from the coding sequence GTGAGGCGAGTGGCAGCAGGGCTGCTGCTCTGCGCTCTGATGCTCAGCGGCTGCGCGGCTGGTTCCTCGCGCGGTTCGTCCGACTCCGGCGATGAGAGAGGCGGGTCCGAGACGTCGGGGGCCGCCCTTTCCGGCGACGTCACCGTCTTCGCGGCCGCCTCGCTGAGCATCGCATTCGACGAGATCGCCGAGGCGTTCGAGCAGCAGCATCCGGGGGTCGACGTGAAGCCGATCGTCTACGACGGCTCGAGCACCCTCGTCACGCAGCTGCAGGAGGGCGCCCGCGCCGACGTTCTCGCCACCGCCGATGAAGACAGCATGCAGCTGCTCGTCGACGACGGCCTGGCCTCCGGCACTCGGATCTTCGCGACGAACACCCTCGTCGTGATCACCCCTCCCGACAACCCCGGCAGCGTGACGGCCCTCTCCGACCTGTCCGACGCGGTCACCGTGCTGTGTGCGCCCGAGGTGCCGTGCGGCAAGGCGTCGTCGACGCTGCTCGACGGGGCCGGCGTCGAGGTCACGCCTGCCAGCCTCGAGCAGAACGTCACCGCCGTGCTGCAGAAGGTCGCCGCCGGCGAGGCCGACGCGGGCCTCGTCTACGCGACCGACGCGCCCCCGGCCGACGGGCCGTGCGATGCGCCGGCCGCCGAGGTCTGCAGCTTCCGGCCGGAGAACTGGCGCGACGCGGTCAACCGCTACCCGGTCACGGCGCTCGACGGCGCGAGCGAGGCCGGCGTCGCGTTCGCGGAGTTCGTACGAGGACCAGAGGCGCAGCAGATTCTCGGCGACCTCGGATTCGGGCATCCGTGA
- a CDS encoding ABC transporter permease, which translates to MTPRDTGTGAPFTLIAPAVLGVALLILPLVALVGRASWATLWQDITSPAALDALRLSVLSGLGATALCLFLGLPLALLMARSGPRLSALLRALVAVPLVLPPMVGGVALLFLFGRTSPVGRMLSDAFDVTLPFTPAAVVLAQAFVALPFLVLAVEGTIRSVGGRYERTAATLGARPWRVLWHVTLPLAVPGIVVGVILCFARAIGEFGATALFAGNAPGVTQTMPLAIYTAFNGAGTGRETAVALSILLLATAVVVLLLVRAWRPGALK; encoded by the coding sequence GTGACCCCCCGCGACACCGGAACCGGCGCCCCGTTCACCCTGATCGCCCCCGCGGTGCTGGGGGTGGCGCTGCTGATCCTGCCGCTCGTCGCTCTCGTCGGCCGCGCGTCGTGGGCGACGCTGTGGCAGGACATCACCTCTCCCGCCGCGCTCGACGCGCTGCGCCTGTCGGTGCTGAGCGGTCTCGGCGCGACGGCTCTCTGTCTGTTTCTTGGTCTGCCGCTCGCACTCCTGATGGCACGGTCGGGTCCGCGGCTGTCAGCCCTGCTGCGCGCTCTGGTCGCGGTGCCGCTCGTGCTGCCGCCGATGGTCGGCGGCGTGGCCCTGCTGTTCCTGTTCGGTCGCACCAGCCCCGTCGGGCGGATGCTGTCGGACGCCTTCGACGTGACCCTGCCCTTCACACCAGCCGCCGTGGTGCTGGCGCAGGCGTTCGTCGCGCTGCCGTTCCTCGTGCTGGCGGTGGAGGGCACGATCCGCAGCGTCGGCGGCCGGTACGAGCGCACCGCGGCGACGCTGGGAGCACGGCCGTGGCGAGTGCTGTGGCATGTGACCCTGCCTCTCGCCGTGCCGGGGATCGTCGTCGGCGTGATCCTGTGCTTCGCGCGGGCGATCGGCGAGTTCGGCGCGACGGCGCTGTTCGCCGGCAACGCCCCCGGCGTCACGCAGACCATGCCACTGGCGATCTACACGGCGTTCAACGGCGCGGGCACCGGTCGCGAGACCGCGGTGGCGCTGTCGATCCTGCTGCTCGCGACGGCGGTGGTCGTGCTGCTGCTGGTGCGCGCCTGGCGTCCGGGAGCATTGAAGTGA
- a CDS encoding ATP-binding cassette domain-containing protein, with protein sequence MSAGATGALDAHVVVARASLDVRLSLQPGEVVAVMGPSGAGKTTLLDALSGLTHLDAGRVEVDGVVLADARRHTPPSRRAIGLLGQDPLLFPHMTAVGNIAFAARSAGSSRAEAMTIAQEWMPRIGLADLGDRRPDQLSGGQRQRVALARALAARPRLLLLDEPFSSLDVQAAAQLRQVVGEHVNGTTTVIVSHTLADAQSLAPRLVMLEDGRITQDGTLSDVLAAPATPFAGAVAATA encoded by the coding sequence GTGAGCGCGGGGGCGACCGGCGCTCTCGATGCGCACGTCGTCGTGGCGCGCGCGTCTCTCGACGTGCGGCTGTCGCTGCAGCCGGGTGAGGTGGTGGCGGTGATGGGTCCGAGCGGGGCCGGCAAGACGACGCTGCTCGACGCGCTCTCCGGGCTCACGCACCTCGACGCCGGTCGCGTGGAGGTCGACGGGGTGGTGCTCGCGGACGCCCGCCGCCACACGCCGCCATCCCGGCGGGCGATCGGCCTGCTGGGGCAGGATCCGCTGCTCTTCCCGCACATGACCGCCGTCGGCAACATCGCGTTCGCTGCACGTTCGGCGGGGTCCTCCCGTGCCGAGGCGATGACGATCGCGCAGGAGTGGATGCCCCGCATAGGCCTCGCAGACCTCGGTGACCGTCGCCCTGATCAGCTCTCCGGCGGCCAGCGCCAGCGAGTGGCCCTGGCCCGTGCTCTCGCCGCCCGCCCTCGTCTGCTCCTGCTCGACGAGCCGTTCAGCTCTCTCGACGTGCAGGCGGCGGCTCAGCTGCGCCAGGTCGTCGGTGAGCATGTGAACGGCACGACGACGGTCATCGTCTCCCACACGCTCGCCGATGCTCAATCCCTCGCGCCCCGCCTCGTGATGCTCGAGGACGGCCGCATCACCCAGGACGGGACGCTGAGCGACGTGCTGGCGGCCCCCGCGACCCCGTTCGCCGGGGCCGTCGCCGCCACCGCCTGA
- the radA gene encoding DNA repair protein RadA — MATRRPAPPAFACSECGWTTAKWVGRCGECQQWGTVQEQGAKTGLVKQTEAVAPLASRAARPITQITTADAPRRSSGVGEFDRVLGGGIVPGAAILLSGEPGVGKSTLLLEVAASTARTGRRVLYASAEESPAQVRLRAERTNALHDELYLASETDLATILGHIDEVKPDLVIVDSVQTVASGLIDGAAGQPSQVREVAASLIRIAKDRGLPVILVGHVTKDGQVAGPRVLEHLVDVVCHFEGDRQTALRFIRALKNRFGPTDEVGCFEMTGAGISEVPDPSGLFLSQGAAEPGTCVAIALEGRRALPVEVQALTIESNAPNPRRVVHGLDSSRVAMVLAILERRAGIATSKLDVYVSTVGGVRFTEPAADLAIAVAVAGSIRQWSVPRTIAAVGELSLAGEIRPVTQATQRRSEAARLGYQQVVDDRSKTLRSALGDIRSRTTDRRPEASIPPF, encoded by the coding sequence ATGGCCACCCGCAGACCCGCTCCCCCCGCTTTCGCCTGCTCCGAGTGCGGGTGGACGACGGCGAAGTGGGTGGGCCGGTGTGGTGAGTGCCAGCAGTGGGGCACGGTGCAGGAGCAGGGTGCGAAGACGGGTCTGGTGAAGCAGACCGAGGCCGTCGCACCGCTGGCGAGCAGGGCCGCCCGCCCGATCACTCAGATCACGACGGCCGATGCACCGCGGCGCAGCAGCGGTGTCGGCGAGTTCGACCGGGTGCTCGGCGGGGGCATCGTGCCGGGGGCGGCGATCCTGCTGAGCGGCGAACCCGGGGTGGGCAAGTCCACGCTGCTGCTCGAGGTCGCGGCATCCACGGCTCGAACGGGCCGTCGGGTGCTGTACGCGAGTGCCGAGGAGTCGCCTGCGCAGGTGCGGCTGCGCGCCGAGCGCACGAATGCGCTGCACGACGAGCTGTATCTGGCGAGCGAGACAGATCTTGCGACGATCCTCGGGCACATCGACGAGGTCAAGCCCGATCTGGTGATCGTCGATTCGGTGCAGACGGTGGCGTCGGGCCTGATCGACGGCGCTGCGGGGCAGCCCAGCCAGGTGCGCGAGGTGGCCGCGTCGTTGATCCGCATCGCGAAGGACCGAGGGCTGCCTGTGATCCTCGTCGGCCACGTCACGAAAGACGGGCAGGTCGCGGGTCCACGGGTGCTCGAGCATCTGGTCGATGTGGTGTGCCACTTCGAGGGCGACCGTCAGACGGCGCTGCGGTTCATCCGCGCGCTGAAGAACCGGTTCGGCCCGACGGATGAGGTCGGATGCTTCGAGATGACGGGCGCGGGCATCTCGGAGGTGCCGGATCCGAGCGGGCTGTTCCTATCGCAGGGCGCCGCCGAGCCGGGCACCTGCGTGGCGATCGCGCTCGAGGGCCGGCGTGCGCTGCCGGTCGAGGTGCAGGCGCTGACGATCGAGTCGAACGCCCCGAACCCGCGACGGGTGGTGCACGGCCTCGACTCGTCACGTGTCGCGATGGTGCTGGCGATCCTCGAGCGGCGGGCGGGCATCGCGACATCGAAGCTCGACGTGTACGTCTCGACGGTGGGCGGGGTGCGCTTCACCGAGCCGGCGGCCGATCTTGCGATCGCCGTGGCGGTGGCGGGGTCGATCCGCCAGTGGTCTGTGCCGCGCACGATCGCCGCGGTGGGCGAGCTGTCGCTGGCGGGTGAGATCCGCCCGGTGACGCAGGCGACGCAACGGCGAAGCGAAGCGGCGAGGCTGGGATATCAGCAGGTGGTCGACGACCGGTCGAAGACCCTGCGCTCGGCCCTGGGCGACATTCGCTCGCGTACGACCGACCGCCGGCCCGAGGCCTCGATCCCGCCGTTCTGA
- a CDS encoding dehydrogenase has translation MAKKKPGSKKPAPQDFRSEALAQALEKQDMAAVALALRNGNTVVPLIKPGARDNPLDSGEVWTYRDAGTGDVALLLFSDAKNKPANLPPGVGIYSPSWLRSFLTTHRDTITTVFLDIAGPHPMQAPPAELLKALDA, from the coding sequence ATGGCGAAGAAGAAGCCGGGCAGCAAGAAGCCCGCACCGCAGGACTTCCGCTCAGAGGCACTCGCTCAGGCGCTCGAGAAGCAGGACATGGCTGCTGTCGCCCTCGCGCTGCGCAATGGCAACACGGTGGTGCCGCTGATCAAGCCCGGCGCGCGTGACAACCCGCTCGACAGCGGTGAGGTGTGGACCTATCGCGACGCCGGCACCGGCGACGTGGCGCTGCTGCTGTTCAGCGATGCGAAGAACAAGCCCGCCAACCTTCCGCCGGGCGTGGGCATCTACTCGCCGAGCTGGCTGAGGTCGTTCCTCACCACGCACCGGGACACGATCACGACCGTGTTCCTCGACATCGCCGGACCTCACCCCATGCAGGCGCCGCCCGCCGAGCTGCTCAAGGCCCTCGACGCATGA
- a CDS encoding amino-acid N-acetyltransferase, with protein sequence MSDFIVRAARSTDILGIHSLLEPLVDQRILLGKDLAVLYGAVQEFVVAEADGELIGCGALHVMWEDLGEVRTLLVRDDYLRHGVGRAIVTDLEHRARQLGLTRLFCLTFETDFFSRRGFEPIGEQVVDADVYSQLLRSGDAGVEEFLDLAHVKPNTLGNTRMIKHLN encoded by the coding sequence GTGAGCGACTTCATCGTCCGCGCTGCGCGCAGCACCGACATCCTCGGCATCCACTCCCTGCTGGAGCCGCTCGTCGACCAGCGCATCCTGCTCGGCAAGGATCTGGCGGTGCTCTACGGCGCCGTTCAGGAGTTCGTGGTCGCCGAAGCCGACGGCGAGCTGATCGGCTGCGGTGCCCTGCACGTCATGTGGGAAGACCTCGGCGAGGTGCGCACCCTGCTCGTGCGCGACGACTATCTGCGTCACGGCGTCGGACGAGCGATCGTCACCGATCTCGAGCACCGCGCACGCCAGCTGGGCCTCACCCGTCTGTTCTGCCTCACCTTCGAGACCGACTTCTTCTCGCGCCGCGGGTTCGAGCCGATCGGCGAGCAGGTCGTCGACGCGGATGTGTACTCGCAGCTGCTGCGCAGCGGTGACGCGGGCGTCGAGGAGTTCCTCGACCTCGCCCATGTCAAGCCGAACACGCTCGGCAACACGAGGATGATCAAGCACCTGAATTAG